One genomic window of Medicago truncatula cultivar Jemalong A17 chromosome 1, MtrunA17r5.0-ANR, whole genome shotgun sequence includes the following:
- the LOC25484730 gene encoding protein ABC transporter 1, mitochondrial: MPSSSTKDLTRLFNGLTLIANEYAKRSLPARTSDFETLIKTALLSATNVSGITKGQLRQFSPPQPSNDSSSDSSSSTPSVVVFSDQPSSSAPDSTPPPPSPSPATTKIEVVTNNDVFAEVSNETNRPVETTDATVCATAGNESEVVSSSETVKQGGTTSEEVPVRKRRPRERKVPATPFSRALGFAGLGAGLAWGTVQESVKRLAYGTPTSQGNQTTLSPFLSDKNAERLALALCRMRGAALKIGQMLSIQDESLVPAPILAALEIVRQGADVMPKSQLNQVLNAELGPHWSSNLHSFDYEPLAAASIGQVHRAVMKDGLQVAMKIQYPGVADSIDSDIENVKLLLNYTNLIPEGLYLDRAIKVAKEELSRECDYKLEAENQKRFRDLLAGAEGFYVPIVRDDILSKRVLTTELVHGIPIDKVALLDQETRNYIGKKLLELTLRELFEFRFMQTDPNWGNFLYNEATKTINLIDFGAARDFPKSFVDDYLRMVLACANGDNDGVIEMSKRLGFLTGMESDVMLDAHVQAGFIVGLPFSKPGPYDFRSTNITQSISHLGATMLKHRLTPPPDEAYSLHRKLSGAFLACIKIGAVVPCRELLLDMYKHHKFGEVNDDLLSSGSYI; encoded by the exons ATGCCATCATCATCGACGAAGGATCTTACGAGACTATTCAACGGTCTCACTTTAATCGCTAACGAATATGCCAAACGTTCATTACCCGCCAGAACTTCAGATTTCGAAACCCTAATTAAAACCGCTCTTCTCTCCGCCACCAACGTCTCCGGCATCACCAAAGGACAACTTCGTCAATTCTCCCCTCCTCAACCCTCCAACGACTCTTCCTCCGATTCTTCTTCCAGTACTCCTTCCGTTGTTGTTTTCTCCGATCAACCTTCTTCTTCTGCACCCGATTCAACACCACCGCCACCGTCACCGTCACCGGCAACTACAAAGATAGAAGTAGTTACGAATAATGACGTTTTTGCTGAGGTTTCTAATGAAACGAATCGACCAGTGGAAACTACCGATGCAACTGTTTGTGCCACGGCGGGGAATGAAAGTGAGGTTGTGAGTTCTAGTGAAACGGTTAAGCAAGGTGGAACTACGAGCGAGGAAGTGCCGGTGAGGAAACGAAGGCCGAGGGAGAGGAAGGTTCCTGCTACTCCATTTTCCAGAGCTCTTGG GTTTGCTGGGCTAGGAGCTGGTCTTGCATGGGGAACAGTTCAGGAATCTGTCAAGAGGCTTGCATATGGTACACCTACTTCGCAAGGCAATCAAACTACACTTTCACCGTTCTTGTCTGATAAAAATGCCGAACGCTTAGCTCTTGCACTTTGCAGAATGCGTGGAGCCGCACTTAAAATCGGGCAGATGTTGAGCATACAGGACGAGTCTCTTGTTCCTGCTCCG ATCCTGGCTGCTTTGGAAATTGTTCGTCAGGGTGCAGATGTGATGCCAAAGAGCCAGCTTAATCAAGTTTTAAATGCCGAGTTAGGTCCTCATTGGTCATCAAATCTGCATAGTTTTGATTATGAACCTTTAGCTGCTGCAAGTATTGGTCAG GTGCACCGAGCTGTCATGAAGGATGGCTTGCAAGTTGCAATGAAAATTCAATACCCTGGTGTTGCAGATAGCATTGACAGTGACATTGAGAATGTGAAACTTCTTTTAAACTACACCAATCTAATTCCTGAAGGACTTTATCTTGACAGAGCAATTAAG GTTGCCAAAGAGGAATTATCTCGTGAGTGTGATTACAAGTTGGAGGCAGAAAATCAGAAGCGATTCCGAGATCTTCTAGCTGGCGCAGAAGGATTTTATGTTCCAATAGTTCGGGATGATATTTTAAGCAAAAGAGTATTAACCACAGAACTTGTTCATg GAATTCCAATTGACAAAGTAGCATTATTGGATCAGGAAACTCGTAATTATATTGGGAAAAAGTTGTTAGAACTCACATTGAGGGAGTTATTTGAATTCAGATTTATGCAG ACTGATCCTAATTGGGGTAATTTCTTATATAATGAAGCTACAAAGACAATCAATCTTATTGATTTTGGAGCAGCGCGGGATTTCCCCAAAagttttgttgatgattatttaAGGATG GTTCTAGCATGTGCTAATGGGGATAATGATGGCGTCATTGAGATGTCCAAGAGACTTGGGTTCCTCACTGGAATGGAATCTGACGTGATGCTAGATGCCCATGTACAAGCTGGTTTTATTGTAGGGTTGCCATTCTCAAAACCTGGTCCATACGACTTCCGATCAACCAACATTACTCAAAGCATTAGTCACCTTGGGGCGACAATGCTGAAGCACAGGCTCACTCCTCCACCTGATGAAGCCTACAGTCTGCACAGAAAGCTTTCTGGTGCTTTTTTGGCATGCATCAAGATTGGTGCTGTTGTCCCTTGTAGAGAACTATTGCTTGATATGTACAAGCATCATAAATTTGGTGAAGTAAATGATGATTTATTATCCAGTGGCTCATATATTTGA
- the LOC25484731 gene encoding pectin acetylesterase 10 — translation MKMKLLLILLTFLVSGFISSGSDTTLSFSENDVVLQPHMVDLTLIQGADSKGAVCLDGTLPGYHLDRGFESGANSWLIHLEGGGWCDTVRNCVYRKKTHRGSSKYMENQIPFTGILSNKPEENPDFFNWNRVKLRYCDGASFAGDSENEAAGLQFRGQKIWLAAIEELLSQGMQNAEQALLSGCSAGGLASIIHCDEFQSLLPKSSKVKCFSDAGFFLDAIDISGGRTLRNMFGGVVQLQEVQKNLPKSCLNKMDPTSCFFPQNVVEHVETPLFLLNAAYDVWQIRASLAPSTADPLGSWNDCKSNNANCNSSQIQLLQDFRNQMLDDVKDFSRSSQTGLFINSCFAHCQSERQETWFADDSPLIDDKPIAVAVGDWYFDREVVKAIDCPYPCDNSCHNLVFRRV, via the exons atgaaaatgaAGCTGCTGCTGATTTTGTTGACATTCTTAGTTTCTGGGTTTATCTCCTCTGGATCTGACACAACACTTTCTTTCTCTGAAAACGATGTCGTTTTGCAACCTCATATGGTAGACCTCACTCTCATTCAAGGAGCTGATTCCAAAGGAGCTG TCTGTTTGGATGGAACATTGCCCGGTTACCATCTGGATCGTGGATTTGAATCTGGCGCGAATAGTTGGCTTATTCATCTTGAG GGAGGAGGATGGTGTGATACTGTCAGAAATTGTGTCTACAGAAAAAAGACTCATCGTGGTTCCTCAAAATACATGGAAAATCAAATACCATTCACAGGAATATTGAGCAATAAACCTGAAGAAAACCCAG ATTTCTTTAACTGGAATAGAGTCAAATTAAGGTACTGTGATGGAGCGTCTTTTGCTGGAGATAGTGAAAATGAG GCTGCAGGGCTTCAATTTCGAGGACAAAAAATATGGCTAGCTGCAATAGAGGAATTATTGTCTCAAGGAATGCAGAATGCTGAACAG GCCCTTCTCTCTGGATGCTCTGCGGGTGGTCTAGCATCCATAATACATTGTGATGAGTTCCAGAGCTTGTTACCAAAATCTTCAAAAGTGAAGTGTTTTAGCGATGCAGGATTTTTTCTCGATGC AATTGATATATCTGGAGGACGCACACTGAGGAATATGTTTGGAGGTGTAGTTCAGTTACAG GAAGTCCAGAAAAATCTGCCAAAAAGTTGTCTCAACAAAATGGACCCAACTTCG TGCTTCTTTCCTCAGAATGTGGTCGAACATGTCGAGACACCATTGTTTCTACTCAACGCGGCTTATGATGTGTGGCAG ATCCGAGCCAGTTTAGCCCCATCAACAGCTGACCCCCTTGGCTCTTGGAATGACTGCAAATCGAACAATGCAAATTGTAACTCATCTCAAATTCAGCTCCTCCAAG ACTTCAGAAATCAAATGCTTGACGACGTGAAAGACTTCTCAAGATCATCTCAAACTGGACTGTTTATAAATTCTTGTTTCGCTCATTGCCAGTCCGAGAGACAGGAGACATGGTTTGCAGATGACTCTCCTCTTATTGATGACAAG CCAATTGCAGTTGCTGTTGGAGACTGGTATTTCGATCGAGAAGTTGTCAAAGCTATTGACTGCCCTTACCCTTGCGACAATAGCTGCCATAATCTGGTGTTTAGAAGAGTATAA
- the LOC25484732 gene encoding GPI-anchor transamidase gives MKVLVIILLIIFLTNTVDSSSSTMHTNNWAVLVCTSRFWFNYRHIANTLSIYATVKRLGIPDERIILMLPDDMPCNARNSYPSQVFNNENHKLNLYGEKVEVDYRGYDVNVENFLRLLTGRHEPNIPRSKRLLSDEGSNILLFMSGHGSDQVLKFQEKEDLYSKDLADAVNEMKENHRFKELLIMVDTCQAATLFSDLRSPGVLAIGSSVKGESSYSHHSDLDLGVSVVDRFTYQTLNFLERINLYDNDSLSSLFDSYNPYLLESTPYYRKDLYQRNRHRFSL, from the coding sequence ATGAAAGTACTTGTGATAATATTGCTGATAATATTTCTCACAAATACCGTAGACTCTTCTTCTTCAACGATGCACACTAACAATTGGGCTGTTTTAGTCTGCACCTCTCGTTTCTGGTTCAATTATCGACACATAGCCAACACTTTATCAATATATGCAACCGTTAAGCGACTAGGAATACCCGACGAAAGAATCATACTCATGCTTCCTGATGACATGCCTTGTAACGCAAGAAACAGCTACCCTTCCCAAGTTTTTAATAACGAAAACCACAAACTCAACCTCTACGGTGAAAAAGTAGAGGTTGATTATCGTGGCTATGATGTTAATGTGGAAAACTTTCTCCGTCTACTAACAGGTCGTCACGAACCAAACATTCCAAGGTCCAAACGACTTCTCAGCGACGAAGGAAGTAACATTCTTTTGTTTATGTCAGGTCATGGAAGTGATCAGGTTTTGAAGTTTCAGGAGAAGGAAGATCTTTATAGCAAAGATTTAGCTGATGCTGTGAATGAGATGAAAGAGAATCACAGGTTTAAGGAGTTGTTGATAATGGTGGATACTTGTCAAGCTGCTACTCTTTTCTCAGACCTTCGTTCACCTGGTGTTTTAGCTATTGGAAGTAGTGTGAAAGGAGAGAGTTCGTATTCACATCATTCTGATTTGGATTTGGGTGTTTCTGTCGTTGATCGCTTTACATATCAAACTCTTAATTTCTTGGAGAGGATTAATTTATATGATAATGATTCTTTGAGTAGTCTTTTTGATTCGTATAATCCTTATTTGTTGGAATCAACTCCTTATTATAGAAAGGACCTTTATCAACGCAATAGACACCGATTCAGCCTATAA
- the LOC25484733 gene encoding transcription factor MYB61 isoform X2, with protein sequence MGRHSCCYKQKLRKGLWSPEEDEKLLRHITKYGHGCWSSVPKQAGLQRCGKSCRLRWINYLRPDLKRGTFSQEEENLIVELHAVLGNRWSQIAAQLPGRTDNEIKNLWNSCLKKRLRQKEMRTSSSSTLNLHNNNFSSWGGLMENHTEEAKWENNNSNYFQNPILMLASESLCNEIKPPLMNFVPDSFGGILPHTKQEQEQSQTTSNIFSKDIQKLREAFGDM encoded by the exons ATGGGAAGGCACTCATGTTGTTACAAGCAGAAGCTTAGGAAAGGTCTATGGTCAccagaagaagatgaaaaactaCTGAGGCATATAACAAAGTATGGTCATGGATGTTGGAGTTCAGTACCTAAGCAAGCAg GTTTGCAAAGATGTGGTAAGAGCTGCAGGCTTAGGTGGATCAATTACTTAAGACCTGATTTAAAAAGAGGAACATTCTCACAAGAGGAAGAAAATCTCATTGTTGAACTTCATGCAGTTCTGGGGAATAG ATGGTCTCAAATTGCGGCGCAATTGCCGGGGAGGACTGACAATGAAATAAAGAATCTATGGAACTCTTGTTTGAAGAAGAGACTGAGGCAAAAAG AGATGAGAACTAGCAGCAGCAGCACCTTAAACTTACATAACAACAATTTTTCTTCTTGGGGAGGATTGATGGAAAATCATACAGAAGAAGCTAAGTgggaaaataataatagtaactaCTTTCAAAACCCTATCTTAATGCTTGCTTCTGAATCTTTATGCAATGAGATAAAGCCTCCATTGATGAACTTTGTACCAGATAGTTTTGGAGGTATTTTACCTCATACAAAGCAAGAACAAGAACAGTCACAAACAACTTCTAATATCTTTTCCAAGGACATTCAGAAACTAAGAGAAGCTTTTGGAGATATGTGA
- the LOC25484733 gene encoding transcription factor MYB61 isoform X1: MGRHSCCYKQKLRKGLWSPEEDEKLLRHITKYGHGCWSSVPKQAGLQRCGKSCRLRWINYLRPDLKRGTFSQEEENLIVELHAVLGNRWSQIAAQLPGRTDNEIKNLWNSCLKKRLRQKGIDPVTHKPLSEVENNGEENANKSREKAPDILLSNELNLLKSESSKSDAASSYEQRTTSSISPKAYAMEMEGSCNKEFFIDRFIQPSDLMGNFPLQMSYANTENDCLPNDSNTSSNHWFNQTGKSFDMNSDQFHFNPTTTSTTMFLPNSFCCNNSLDIPSDNVSTEMRTSSSSTLNLHNNNFSSWGGLMENHTEEAKWENNNSNYFQNPILMLASESLCNEIKPPLMNFVPDSFGGILPHTKQEQEQSQTTSNIFSKDIQKLREAFGDM; encoded by the exons ATGGGAAGGCACTCATGTTGTTACAAGCAGAAGCTTAGGAAAGGTCTATGGTCAccagaagaagatgaaaaactaCTGAGGCATATAACAAAGTATGGTCATGGATGTTGGAGTTCAGTACCTAAGCAAGCAg GTTTGCAAAGATGTGGTAAGAGCTGCAGGCTTAGGTGGATCAATTACTTAAGACCTGATTTAAAAAGAGGAACATTCTCACAAGAGGAAGAAAATCTCATTGTTGAACTTCATGCAGTTCTGGGGAATAG ATGGTCTCAAATTGCGGCGCAATTGCCGGGGAGGACTGACAATGAAATAAAGAATCTATGGAACTCTTGTTTGAAGAAGAGACTGAGGCAAAAAGGTATAGATCCTGTGACTCATAAACCATTGTCTGAGGTTGAGAATAATGGAGAGGAAAATGCTAATAAGAGTCGAGAGAAAGCACCAGATATATTATTATCCAATGAATTGAACCTTTTGAAATCAGAGAGTTCAAAGTCAGATGCAGCTTCTAGCTATGAGCAAAGAACAACATCTTCAATTTCACCAAAAGCATATGCAATGGAAATGGAAGGTTCTTGCAACAAAGAGTTTTTCATAGATAGGTTCATTCAACCCTCAGATTTGATGGGAAATTTTCCACTTCAAATGAGTTATGCAAACACTGAAAATGATTGTTTACCAAATGATTCAAACACTAGTAGTAATCATTGGTTTAACCAAACTGGAAAATCTTTTGATATGAATTCTGATCAGTTTCATTTCAAtcccacaacaacatcaacaaccatgTTTCTTCCTAATTCTTTTTGCTGCAACAATTCACTTGATATTCCCTCTGACAATGTTTCTACAGAGATGAGAACTAGCAGCAGCAGCACCTTAAACTTACATAACAACAATTTTTCTTCTTGGGGAGGATTGATGGAAAATCATACAGAAGAAGCTAAGTgggaaaataataatagtaactaCTTTCAAAACCCTATCTTAATGCTTGCTTCTGAATCTTTATGCAATGAGATAAAGCCTCCATTGATGAACTTTGTACCAGATAGTTTTGGAGGTATTTTACCTCATACAAAGCAAGAACAAGAACAGTCACAAACAACTTCTAATATCTTTTCCAAGGACATTCAGAAACTAAGAGAAGCTTTTGGAGATATGTGA